From a region of the Rouxiella sp. S1S-2 genome:
- the hslR gene encoding ribosome-associated heat shock protein Hsp15 produces the protein MKAKTQQQDENAVRLDKWLWAARFYKTRAMAREMIEGGKVHYNGQRGKPSKLVELNAEIKLRQGNDEKVVVILAVTDQRRSAEQAQMLYQETETSVANREKVSQARKMNSLTMPHPDRRPDKKERRSLIKFKYSDPE, from the coding sequence ATGAAGGCAAAAACACAACAACAGGACGAAAATGCCGTTCGTCTCGACAAATGGCTTTGGGCCGCGCGTTTTTATAAAACCCGCGCCATGGCACGCGAGATGATTGAAGGCGGTAAAGTTCATTACAACGGCCAGCGTGGCAAACCCAGCAAACTGGTCGAGCTTAACGCCGAGATAAAACTGCGTCAGGGAAATGACGAGAAAGTTGTGGTCATACTGGCCGTTACCGACCAACGACGCAGTGCAGAACAGGCTCAGATGCTTTATCAGGAAACGGAAACCAGCGTGGCAAATCGGGAGAAAGTTTCCCAGGCACGCAAGATGAACTCCCTGACAATGCCACATCCCGATCGGCGGCCGGATAAAAAAGAACGGCGCAGCCTGATAAAATTTAAATATAGCGATCCTGAATAA
- the yrfG gene encoding GMP/IMP nucleotidase: MSLDLDWKNIDTVLLDMDGTLLDLAFDSRFWLEQVPLALSEKQQIPVEEARQYIHREYLAVQHTMNWYCFDYWSKKLDLDIYKMTTDIGSNAKLREDTTPFLQQLRQSGRRTILLTNAHPHSLAVKVKHTGLDQHLDLLLSTHTFGYPKEDQRLWAAVQQQTGFAPERTLFVDDGEPILDAAKTYGIRYCLGIENPDSTTSAKSFKGHPSISDYRSLLPLG; this comes from the coding sequence ATGAGCCTCGACCTCGACTGGAAAAATATCGATACCGTACTGCTGGATATGGACGGTACTCTGCTGGACTTGGCATTCGACAGTCGCTTTTGGTTGGAGCAGGTTCCGCTGGCACTCAGTGAGAAACAGCAAATCCCGGTAGAGGAAGCCCGGCAATATATTCATCGTGAATATCTAGCCGTACAGCACACCATGAACTGGTACTGTTTCGACTATTGGAGTAAAAAGCTGGACCTGGATATCTATAAGATGACCACCGACATTGGCAGTAATGCCAAGCTGCGTGAAGACACTACGCCTTTTTTGCAGCAGTTACGCCAAAGCGGACGCCGAACTATTTTGCTAACCAATGCGCATCCGCACAGCCTAGCGGTGAAAGTTAAGCACACAGGTTTAGACCAGCACCTTGATTTATTACTTTCCACCCACACATTTGGTTATCCGAAAGAAGATCAGCGTCTCTGGGCGGCCGTTCAGCAGCAAACCGGGTTTGCTCCCGAAAGGACGCTGTTTGTCGATGACGGTGAACCTATTCTTGATGCGGCGAAAACCTACGGGATCCGCTACTGTCTGGGAATAGAAAATCCTGACTCAACCACGTCGGCGAAGTCATTTAAGGGTCATCCTTCAATCAGTGACTACCGCAGTCTGTTGCCTTTGGGCTAA
- a CDS encoding intracellular growth attenuator family protein: MSTVVETLILLCAVIVIAGLCLGFMLRRRRLASSNMNFSKPNQRKLSQQERDAVERYFRQNDPLSQTPMTHRSNLILQRDKLALTAKSESVYAVTRAITRYGLASDDPNKWRYFLETTEIHLPLFWEQYIAQENHVELIKTQTIPLVISLNGHTLVDHIYDRASVASAVITTAPQNASIRPEENDNVELLSVRHETKEEHQLTQSSGVRESVALSITMLLLFVTLIGPAAILPWMMAIIVLLVAWVGWRIISEAMGRHRKEIHCLRGMPKRWGLFGETKQGDISNISLGVVDLVYPTHWQHYICSELGQKTNIDVYLNSQVVRQGRYLSLHDEVKNFPLQRWGRNLVMTCSSMVILVAMLAYVPLSLPLKLSFAWLQGAQSTQVNSVAALEKTPLRVGDTLKVQGAGMCYVPPRLNANNASPFIPFDCSSVYWNEAAPLPMPESATIEAADDLIATVRNQLHPGSAGNEQNINPQLATAIEKSGMILVDDFSDIVLKTEALCSNSEDCVRLKNALVNLGNADNWGTLVKRAKSGQLKGMNVLLRPVSAESLSELVNSATTAFYSHETLRAAAALNSPPPGGFLISNDEGKQLVPDAQPPVSLFAYNPLEQWKQLQNLSSMLLHTPFSAQGVITNISIDANGTRHISLHSEPDISTLWRYLGTTILLIVVTATLLINGFLLIKRRLNDKLRLEKIRAYYNNCFNPTLITPTSHTLG; this comes from the coding sequence ATGAGCACAGTGGTCGAGACGCTGATTTTATTGTGTGCAGTTATTGTCATCGCGGGCCTGTGCCTGGGGTTCATGCTGCGACGCCGCCGATTGGCCTCTTCCAACATGAATTTTTCAAAACCGAATCAGCGCAAGCTTTCCCAACAAGAGCGCGATGCGGTGGAAAGGTATTTCCGTCAAAACGATCCGCTGAGTCAAACCCCCATGACTCACCGCAGCAATTTGATCCTGCAGCGCGACAAACTGGCGTTAACCGCCAAGAGCGAAAGCGTTTATGCCGTTACTCGCGCCATTACCCGCTATGGTCTTGCCAGTGATGACCCTAACAAATGGCGCTATTTCCTCGAAACCACCGAGATCCACCTGCCTTTGTTCTGGGAGCAGTATATTGCCCAGGAAAATCACGTTGAATTAATCAAAACGCAAACCATTCCGTTGGTGATTTCACTCAACGGCCACACGCTGGTTGACCACATTTACGACCGTGCGTCGGTGGCCTCTGCAGTCATCACGACCGCACCGCAAAATGCTTCAATTCGCCCGGAAGAGAACGACAACGTCGAACTGCTCAGCGTGCGTCATGAAACCAAAGAAGAGCATCAGCTGACACAGTCCAGCGGCGTGCGCGAATCAGTGGCGCTGTCGATAACCATGCTTCTGCTGTTTGTTACGCTGATAGGTCCGGCGGCCATTTTGCCATGGATGATGGCCATTATCGTGCTGCTGGTCGCCTGGGTAGGATGGCGGATTATTTCAGAAGCCATGGGTCGACATCGTAAAGAGATCCACTGCCTGCGCGGCATGCCAAAGCGTTGGGGACTGTTCGGAGAGACCAAGCAGGGCGACATCAGCAATATCTCGCTCGGCGTAGTCGACCTGGTCTACCCTACCCACTGGCAGCATTATATTTGCAGTGAGCTGGGGCAGAAGACCAATATCGACGTTTATCTCAATAGCCAGGTGGTACGTCAGGGTCGCTATCTGTCGCTGCATGACGAAGTAAAAAATTTCCCGCTGCAGCGCTGGGGCAGGAATCTGGTCATGACCTGCAGCTCGATGGTTATTTTAGTGGCCATGCTGGCTTATGTGCCTCTCAGCCTGCCGCTGAAGCTTAGCTTTGCCTGGCTGCAGGGCGCGCAAAGCACTCAGGTCAACAGCGTTGCCGCACTGGAGAAAACGCCGCTGCGCGTGGGTGATACGCTGAAAGTTCAGGGGGCGGGCATGTGCTATGTGCCGCCGCGCCTCAACGCCAATAACGCCTCGCCATTTATACCCTTTGACTGTTCGTCGGTGTACTGGAACGAAGCTGCACCGCTGCCAATGCCGGAGTCCGCAACGATTGAAGCTGCCGACGACTTGATTGCCACCGTGCGCAACCAGCTGCACCCTGGCAGTGCGGGCAACGAACAAAATATTAACCCGCAGCTGGCCACCGCGATTGAAAAATCCGGCATGATTTTGGTCGATGATTTTTCGGATATTGTGCTGAAAACTGAAGCGCTGTGCAGCAACAGTGAAGACTGCGTGCGGTTGAAGAATGCGCTGGTCAATCTGGGCAACGCCGACAACTGGGGTACGCTGGTGAAACGTGCAAAATCCGGTCAGCTTAAAGGCATGAACGTGCTGCTGCGACCGGTCAGCGCCGAATCGCTAAGCGAGCTGGTTAACAGCGCCACCACGGCGTTTTATTCACACGAAACGCTGCGCGCGGCAGCGGCACTCAACAGTCCGCCGCCGGGGGGCTTTTTGATAAGCAATGACGAAGGCAAACAGCTCGTGCCTGACGCTCAGCCACCCGTGTCACTTTTCGCTTATAATCCGCTCGAACAGTGGAAGCAGCTGCAAAATCTTTCGTCGATGCTGCTGCACACCCCCTTTTCCGCGCAAGGCGTGATAACCAACATTAGCATTGATGCAAACGGCACGCGGCATATCTCCCTGCACAGCGAGCCGGATATCTCTACGCTGTGGCGCTACTTGGGTACGACTATCTTGCTGATTGTGGTGACGGCAACGCTGCTGATTAACGGCTTTTTGCTGATAAAACGCCGCCTCAACGACAAGCTGCGCCTTGAAAAGATCCGTGCTTATTACAACAACTGCTTTAACCCGACGTTAATCACCCCCACGTCGCACACGCTCGGCTGA
- the nudE gene encoding ADP compounds hydrolase NudE: MDKHLQKPKILKVETVARSRLFTIETVDLAFSNGVERVYERMRPSDREAVLIVPIIGDDLLLIHEYAVGIEGYELGFPKGLIDPGETVLEAANRELMEEVGYGAQQFEVLAKLTMAPSYFSSRMNIVIAKSLYPQSLEGDEPEPLPQTRWPIARMMELLQQPDFNEARNVSALFLARDFLTRQAV, encoded by the coding sequence ATGGATAAGCACCTGCAAAAACCTAAGATCCTGAAAGTAGAAACTGTAGCACGCTCTCGTTTATTCACTATCGAGACGGTTGATCTGGCGTTCAGCAATGGCGTAGAACGCGTGTATGAGCGGATGCGCCCTTCGGATCGCGAAGCCGTGCTGATCGTGCCGATCATTGGCGACGATCTGCTGTTGATTCATGAATATGCGGTAGGCATCGAAGGCTATGAGTTGGGGTTCCCCAAGGGGCTGATTGACCCGGGTGAAACCGTGCTGGAGGCGGCCAACCGCGAACTGATGGAAGAAGTAGGCTATGGCGCGCAGCAGTTTGAAGTGCTGGCAAAGCTGACCATGGCACCGTCCTACTTTTCCAGCCGGATGAACATTGTTATTGCTAAAAGTCTCTATCCTCAGAGTCTGGAAGGTGATGAGCCTGAGCCACTGCCGCAGACGCGTTGGCCGATTGCGCGCATGATGGAGCTGCTTCAACAGCCAGACTTCAATGAGGCCAGAAACGTAAGCGCCCTGTTTTTAGCACGCGACTTTTTGACGCGTCAGGCTGTGTAA
- the mrcA gene encoding peptidoglycan glycosyltransferase/peptidoglycan DD-transpeptidase MrcA encodes MKFVKYLLILVVCCIVLGAASVYGLYKYIEPQLPDVATLKDVRLQTPMQVYSADGELVAQYGEKRRIPLKLNQIPPEMVHAFIATEDSRFYEHHGIDPVGIFRAASVALLSGRATQGASTITQQLARNFFLSPERTLTRKIKEAFLAIRIEQMMTKDEILELYLNKIYLGYRAYGVGAAAQVYFGKNVDQLTLSEMAVIAGLPKAPSTFNPLYSHDRALSRRNVVLSRMLDEKYITQAQYDDARQAPLISNYHPPEIAFSAPYLTEMVRQEMVKRYGDNAYNDGYKVYTTITRKTQLAAQDALRNNVMAYDMRHGYRGPSNQLWKVGETPWDQKKIVNSLKMLPVYGPLFPAVVTQIDGAQATATMANGDSITLPFSGMSWARAFRSDTSQGPNPKKVADVVQAGQQIWVRKVGNDWWLGQVPEVNSAIVSLNNVTGAVEALVGGFDFNQSKFNRATQALRQVGSNIKPFLYTAALDKGLTLATILNDVPITRWDAGAGTEWRPKNSPATYDGPIRLRQGLGQSKNVVMVRAMRAMGVDYAADYLERFGFPPANIVHSESLALGSASFTPLQMVRGYAALTNGGYLIDPYFIAKIVDESGNTVFEAKPRIACETCDIPVIYGNSQKTAVLSDDNVENVAVSEESKNATVPQPQLEQVTPGQVQSDSAQEYAPHVISTQLSFLIHDALNSNIFGEPGWMGTAWRAGRDLKRHDIGGKTGTTNSSKDAWFSGYGPGVVTSVYIGFDDHRRDLGRTTASGEIDDQLSGYEGGAKSAQPAWDDYMKTILEGVPEQMLSPPPGIVTVNIDKRSGKLADGSGNSRPEYFIDGTQPTEHAVHDVGTTIMDNGQSKELF; translated from the coding sequence GTGAAGTTCGTAAAGTATTTATTGATCCTTGTAGTGTGTTGCATTGTGTTGGGAGCCGCCTCGGTATATGGGCTTTACAAATATATCGAACCGCAGCTGCCGGACGTCGCGACGTTAAAAGACGTTCGCTTGCAAACGCCTATGCAGGTTTACAGCGCCGACGGCGAATTAGTCGCCCAGTACGGTGAGAAGCGTCGTATTCCTTTAAAGCTGAACCAAATCCCACCGGAGATGGTGCACGCATTTATTGCGACAGAAGACAGCCGCTTTTATGAGCATCACGGTATCGACCCGGTCGGTATTTTCCGTGCGGCTTCGGTTGCCCTGCTTTCAGGCCGAGCCACTCAGGGTGCAAGCACCATCACTCAGCAGCTGGCCAGAAACTTCTTCCTCAGCCCTGAACGTACGCTGACGCGAAAAATCAAAGAAGCCTTTTTGGCTATCCGCATCGAACAGATGATGACCAAAGACGAGATCCTTGAGCTTTATCTCAACAAGATCTATCTGGGTTATCGTGCCTATGGCGTCGGCGCGGCCGCACAGGTCTATTTCGGTAAAAATGTTGATCAGTTAACCCTTAGCGAAATGGCGGTGATCGCCGGTTTGCCGAAGGCGCCTTCGACCTTTAATCCGCTTTATTCTCACGACCGTGCGCTGTCTCGCCGCAACGTGGTCCTGTCTCGTATGCTTGATGAGAAATACATCACTCAGGCACAGTACGATGACGCCCGTCAGGCTCCGCTGATTTCAAACTATCACCCGCCAGAAATTGCCTTCTCTGCGCCTTATCTGACCGAGATGGTGCGACAGGAGATGGTTAAACGTTATGGCGACAACGCCTATAACGATGGCTATAAGGTTTACACCACCATTACGCGCAAAACTCAGCTGGCCGCGCAGGACGCGCTGCGCAACAACGTGATGGCCTACGATATGCGTCACGGCTACCGTGGCCCGTCGAACCAGCTGTGGAAAGTGGGCGAAACGCCTTGGGACCAGAAAAAAATCGTTAACTCGCTGAAAATGCTGCCTGTTTACGGCCCGCTATTCCCAGCCGTTGTCACGCAAATTGACGGCGCACAGGCAACAGCGACGATGGCTAACGGCGACAGCATCACTCTGCCGTTTAGCGGAATGTCATGGGCTCGCGCCTTCCGTTCCGACACCAGCCAGGGACCCAACCCTAAAAAAGTGGCCGATGTGGTTCAGGCGGGTCAACAAATCTGGGTACGTAAAGTGGGCAATGACTGGTGGCTTGGGCAGGTTCCTGAGGTCAACTCGGCCATTGTTTCTCTTAACAACGTGACAGGCGCCGTTGAGGCACTGGTGGGCGGCTTTGACTTCAATCAGAGCAAATTTAACCGCGCCACTCAGGCATTGCGTCAGGTCGGTTCAAACATCAAACCTTTCCTGTATACCGCGGCACTGGACAAAGGACTGACGCTGGCGACCATCCTTAACGACGTGCCTATCACCCGTTGGGATGCCGGTGCAGGTACCGAATGGCGTCCGAAGAACTCCCCAGCAACCTATGACGGTCCAATTCGTTTACGTCAGGGTCTGGGCCAGTCTAAAAACGTGGTGATGGTGCGTGCCATGCGCGCCATGGGCGTAGATTACGCGGCAGATTATCTGGAACGCTTCGGCTTCCCGCCTGCAAACATTGTGCATTCAGAATCACTGGCGCTCGGCTCGGCTTCATTTACACCCCTGCAGATGGTGCGTGGCTACGCCGCATTGACCAACGGCGGTTATCTGATAGACCCTTATTTCATCGCCAAAATTGTCGATGAATCAGGCAACACGGTGTTTGAAGCCAAACCGCGTATTGCCTGTGAAACCTGCGATATTCCGGTGATTTACGGTAACTCGCAAAAAACCGCCGTGCTGTCAGACGACAACGTCGAAAACGTGGCCGTCTCTGAAGAGTCTAAAAACGCGACCGTTCCCCAGCCGCAGCTTGAGCAGGTAACGCCGGGCCAGGTGCAGAGCGACAGCGCGCAGGAGTACGCGCCACACGTTATCAGCACCCAGCTCTCTTTCCTTATCCACGATGCGCTTAACAGCAACATCTTTGGTGAGCCAGGCTGGATGGGCACAGCATGGCGTGCAGGGCGCGACCTTAAGCGTCACGACATCGGCGGTAAAACGGGTACCACCAACAGCTCCAAAGACGCCTGGTTCTCGGGTTATGGTCCTGGGGTGGTGACGTCGGTTTACATCGGCTTTGACGATCACCGTCGTGATTTAGGTCGCACCACCGCATCGGGTGAAATTGACGACCAGCTATCTGGCTATGAAGGCGGCGCGAAAAGTGCTCAGCCGGCGTGGGATGACTACATGAAGACTATTCTGGAAGGTGTTCCCGAGCAGATGCTTAGCCCGCCTCCTGGCATTGTCACCGTGAACATCGACAAACGCAGCGGAAAACTGGCCGATGGTTCGGGCAATAGCCGTCCTGAATACTTCATTGATGGCACCCAGCCGACCGAACATGCGGTCCACGACGTCGGCACCACCATTATGGACAACGGCCAGTCTAAAGAGCTGTTCTAA
- the pilM gene encoding type IV pilus biogenesis protein PilM, producing MRHFAWQVGLDIQNGYARAIAVQRRRNGWQLRHWWQQPLPQEVMRQGILHETEQLIAILSRWRICLPVTISLRICLPAQRIIQVRLPAPDNRLREPHRSAFIRTSAAKQLPLAVESLVMDYRADSCDSQQLIVTAARQEELTQWQHCLAQAGLFPQVIELTPCALQSGACAAGLPADSLLLHRLSKEWLWASPHGLPFQFGLLDDDEVPSPDDLPKTLAKQYRAGKLCDGNVYYSSIFDDPPPEGTIAWSPFVAFAQMSPPLPLQTSAFALAAGLAVRPADQ from the coding sequence ATGCGACACTTTGCATGGCAAGTGGGCCTGGATATTCAAAACGGTTACGCCAGAGCTATCGCCGTTCAGCGACGACGTAACGGCTGGCAACTGCGCCATTGGTGGCAGCAGCCGTTGCCGCAGGAGGTCATGCGGCAGGGAATATTACATGAGACTGAGCAATTAATCGCCATATTATCACGCTGGAGAATATGTTTACCCGTAACCATTTCATTAAGGATATGTCTTCCCGCACAGAGAATTATACAGGTTCGCCTTCCCGCTCCTGATAATAGACTACGGGAGCCACATCGTAGCGCTTTCATCCGCACCAGCGCGGCAAAACAGCTGCCGCTGGCGGTAGAGTCGCTGGTGATGGACTATCGGGCCGACTCCTGCGACAGCCAGCAGCTGATTGTTACCGCCGCGCGTCAGGAAGAGTTGACCCAGTGGCAGCACTGTTTGGCGCAGGCCGGTCTTTTTCCTCAGGTCATTGAATTAACGCCTTGCGCACTGCAGTCAGGCGCCTGTGCCGCCGGCCTTCCTGCGGATTCCTTATTGCTGCATCGCCTGAGCAAAGAGTGGCTTTGGGCCTCTCCCCACGGCCTGCCCTTTCAATTTGGCCTGCTGGATGACGACGAAGTGCCTAGCCCGGACGACCTACCCAAAACGCTCGCTAAACAGTATCGGGCAGGCAAACTTTGCGACGGCAACGTCTATTACAGCAGTATTTTCGACGACCCGCCGCCCGAGGGTACGATTGCCTGGTCGCCTTTTGTCGCCTTTGCACAAATGTCACCGCCGCTGCCGCTGCAAACCTCCGCCTTTGCCCTTGCTGCCGGTCTGGCCGTTCGTCCGGCAGATCAATGA
- a CDS encoding PilN domain-containing protein, with protein MTLRVNLLAWREKQLDKRYRFWLTVILAGVAAVVLLLLLLGARAQWQIRQHEIDVGRLSDYRHALKTRLEQVNALKADYQQAATLNRLSEQRFEHSVQYVQLLQHLSTAVPTGVWIKQMSQSAALLNLEGQSQDYNRILTLSKALRLEAVLPKTQLREVKQLADENLYFSLDATLRAVEKP; from the coding sequence ATGACGCTGCGCGTCAATCTGCTGGCGTGGCGTGAGAAGCAGCTCGATAAACGTTATCGCTTTTGGCTCACTGTCATTCTTGCCGGGGTGGCTGCCGTAGTCTTGTTGCTGCTGCTGCTGGGTGCACGAGCACAGTGGCAGATTCGCCAGCATGAAATCGATGTCGGCAGATTAAGCGACTATCGCCACGCGCTGAAAACTCGGCTAGAACAGGTCAATGCGTTGAAAGCCGACTATCAGCAAGCTGCAACGTTGAACCGGTTGAGCGAGCAACGGTTTGAGCACAGCGTGCAGTATGTGCAGCTGTTGCAGCATTTATCTACGGCAGTTCCCACGGGCGTTTGGATAAAACAGATGAGCCAAAGCGCGGCCTTGCTCAATCTGGAAGGGCAAAGCCAAGACTACAACCGGATCCTGACGCTCAGTAAAGCATTACGCCTCGAGGCGGTATTGCCTAAGACTCAGCTGCGTGAGGTGAAGCAACTGGCTGACGAAAATCTCTATTTTTCGTTAGATGCCACACTGCGCGCCGTAGAAAAACCATAG